Proteins encoded together in one Impatiens glandulifera chromosome 1, dImpGla2.1, whole genome shotgun sequence window:
- the LOC124922064 gene encoding U4/U6 small nuclear ribonucleoprotein Prp31 homolog isoform X1 has protein sequence MATLADSFLVDLDELSDNELDTIEEEDVDADNMEEDIDGELADIETLNYDDLDSVSKLQNSQRYIDIMKKVENALEIGTDMSNQGIVLEDDPEYQLIVECNTLSVDIENEIVIIHNFIRDKYRLKFPELESLVHHPIDYARVVKKIANEIDLTLVDLEGLLPSAIIMVVSVTASTTSGKPLPEEVLQKTIEACDRALALDSAKKNVLDFVESRMGYIAPNLSAIVGSAVAAKLMGTAGGLTALAKMPACNVQLLGAKRKNLAGFSTATSHFRVGYIEQTEIFQGTPPSLRMRACRLLAAKSTLAARVDSTRGDPTGKTGRLFRDDILKKIEKWQEPPPAKQPKPLPVPDSEPKKKRGGRRLRKMKERYAVTDMRKLANRMQFGIPEESSLGDGLGEGYGMLGQAGSGKLRISAGPSKLAVKVAKRFKEKNYGSSGATSGLTSSLAFTPVQGIELSNPQAAFAASQLGSGTQSTYFSETGTFSKIKRA, from the exons ATG GCAACTCTTGCTGATTCCTTCCTGGTTGACCTAGATGAATTATCAGATAATGAATTGGATACTATT GAGGAAGAAGATGTCGATGCTGATAACATGGAAGAAGATATTGATGGGGAACTTGCAGATATAGAAACTCTCAACTATGACGATCTTGATAGTGTTTCTAAACTGCAGAATTCACAACGCTATATTGACATAATGAAG AAAGTTGAGAATGCCCTTGAAATTGGTACAGATATGTCAAATCAGGGTATAGTGCTGGAAGATGATCCCGAATATCAGTTGATAGTCGAGTGCAATACATTATCAGTTGACATCGAGAATGAAATTGTCATCATCCACAACTTTATCAGAGACAAGTACAGACTGAAATTTCCCGAGCTGGAGTCACTTGTTCATCATCCAATCGATTACGCTCGTGTGGTTAAAAAGATAGCAAACGAAATCGACTTGACTCTTGTGGATCTAGAAGGCCTTCTACCTTCAGCTATTATTATGGTTGTCTCTGTAACTGCTTCAACTACTAGTGGCAAACCTCTTCCAGAGGAAGTCCTTCAAAAGACAATTGAGGCATGTGATAGAGCTCTCGCCCTTGATTCGGCAAAAAAAAACGTCCTTGATTTTGTGGAGAGCAGAATGGGATACATTGCACCGAATCTATCTGCAATCGTTGGTAGTGCTGTGGCAGCCAAGCTAATGGGTACTGCTGGTGGTTTAACCGCATTGGCTAAGATGCCTGCTTGCAATGTTCAACTTCTTGGTGCAAAGAGAAAGAATTTGGCTGGTTTTTCAACTGCGACATCTCACTTTCGTGTGGGCTATATTGAGCAAACGGAAATCTTTCAGGGCACTCCCCCGTCGCTAAGAATGCGTGCCTGTAGATTACTGGCTGCGAAATCGACACTTGCTGCGCGAGTGGATTCTACGAGAGGAGATCCTACTGGGAAGACTGGAAGGTTATTCCGTGATGATATTCTTAAGAAGATTGAGAAGTGGCAAGAACCACCACCTGCTAAGCAACCCAAGCCTCTTCCGGTTCCTGATTCTGAGCCGAAGAAGAAGAGAGGTGGTCGTAGGCTGAGGAAAATGAAGGAAAG GTATGCTGTGACGGATATGAGGAAGCTGGCCAACAGGATGCAGTTTGGTATCCCTGAAGAGAGCTCATTAG GAGATGGGCTAGGAGAAGGATATGGAATGCTGGGGCAGGCTGGAAGTGGCAAATTGAGAATATCTGCGGGTCCAAGCAAACTTGCTGTAAAAGTTGCTAAGAG GTTCAAGGAAAAGAACTATGGAAGCAGCGGTGCTACTTCAGGATTGACTTCAAGTTTGGCTTTTACCCCTGTTCAG GGGATTGAACTATCGAATCCACAAGCAGCCTTTGCAGCAAGTCAGCTTGGCAGTGGTACTCAGAGTACTTACTTTTCAGAGACGGGAACATTTTCAAAGATAAAGAGGGCCtaa
- the LOC124922064 gene encoding U4/U6 small nuclear ribonucleoprotein Prp31 homolog isoform X2 has protein sequence MEEDIDGELADIETLNYDDLDSVSKLQNSQRYIDIMKKVENALEIGTDMSNQGIVLEDDPEYQLIVECNTLSVDIENEIVIIHNFIRDKYRLKFPELESLVHHPIDYARVVKKIANEIDLTLVDLEGLLPSAIIMVVSVTASTTSGKPLPEEVLQKTIEACDRALALDSAKKNVLDFVESRMGYIAPNLSAIVGSAVAAKLMGTAGGLTALAKMPACNVQLLGAKRKNLAGFSTATSHFRVGYIEQTEIFQGTPPSLRMRACRLLAAKSTLAARVDSTRGDPTGKTGRLFRDDILKKIEKWQEPPPAKQPKPLPVPDSEPKKKRGGRRLRKMKERYAVTDMRKLANRMQFGIPEESSLGDGLGEGYGMLGQAGSGKLRISAGPSKLAVKVAKRFKEKNYGSSGATSGLTSSLAFTPVQGIELSNPQAAFAASQLGSGTQSTYFSETGTFSKIKRA, from the exons ATGGAAGAAGATATTGATGGGGAACTTGCAGATATAGAAACTCTCAACTATGACGATCTTGATAGTGTTTCTAAACTGCAGAATTCACAACGCTATATTGACATAATGAAG AAAGTTGAGAATGCCCTTGAAATTGGTACAGATATGTCAAATCAGGGTATAGTGCTGGAAGATGATCCCGAATATCAGTTGATAGTCGAGTGCAATACATTATCAGTTGACATCGAGAATGAAATTGTCATCATCCACAACTTTATCAGAGACAAGTACAGACTGAAATTTCCCGAGCTGGAGTCACTTGTTCATCATCCAATCGATTACGCTCGTGTGGTTAAAAAGATAGCAAACGAAATCGACTTGACTCTTGTGGATCTAGAAGGCCTTCTACCTTCAGCTATTATTATGGTTGTCTCTGTAACTGCTTCAACTACTAGTGGCAAACCTCTTCCAGAGGAAGTCCTTCAAAAGACAATTGAGGCATGTGATAGAGCTCTCGCCCTTGATTCGGCAAAAAAAAACGTCCTTGATTTTGTGGAGAGCAGAATGGGATACATTGCACCGAATCTATCTGCAATCGTTGGTAGTGCTGTGGCAGCCAAGCTAATGGGTACTGCTGGTGGTTTAACCGCATTGGCTAAGATGCCTGCTTGCAATGTTCAACTTCTTGGTGCAAAGAGAAAGAATTTGGCTGGTTTTTCAACTGCGACATCTCACTTTCGTGTGGGCTATATTGAGCAAACGGAAATCTTTCAGGGCACTCCCCCGTCGCTAAGAATGCGTGCCTGTAGATTACTGGCTGCGAAATCGACACTTGCTGCGCGAGTGGATTCTACGAGAGGAGATCCTACTGGGAAGACTGGAAGGTTATTCCGTGATGATATTCTTAAGAAGATTGAGAAGTGGCAAGAACCACCACCTGCTAAGCAACCCAAGCCTCTTCCGGTTCCTGATTCTGAGCCGAAGAAGAAGAGAGGTGGTCGTAGGCTGAGGAAAATGAAGGAAAG GTATGCTGTGACGGATATGAGGAAGCTGGCCAACAGGATGCAGTTTGGTATCCCTGAAGAGAGCTCATTAG GAGATGGGCTAGGAGAAGGATATGGAATGCTGGGGCAGGCTGGAAGTGGCAAATTGAGAATATCTGCGGGTCCAAGCAAACTTGCTGTAAAAGTTGCTAAGAG GTTCAAGGAAAAGAACTATGGAAGCAGCGGTGCTACTTCAGGATTGACTTCAAGTTTGGCTTTTACCCCTGTTCAG GGGATTGAACTATCGAATCCACAAGCAGCCTTTGCAGCAAGTCAGCTTGGCAGTGGTACTCAGAGTACTTACTTTTCAGAGACGGGAACATTTTCAAAGATAAAGAGGGCCtaa
- the LOC124922067 gene encoding benzaldehyde dehydrogenase, mitochondrial: MAARISSFLSRSSSSSFALLSRGTNSSLRRGILRYGTAASVEEPIKPSVNVEYNQLLIDGKFVDAASGKTFPTLDPRTGETIAHVSEGDAEDINRAVIAARKAFDEGPWPKMTAYERQRILLRCADLVEKHNDEIAALETWDSGKPFEQCAQIEVPMFVRLFRYYAGWADKIHGLTVPADGPYHVQTLHEPIGVAGQIIPWNFPLVMFAWKVGPALACGNSIVMKTAEQTPLSALYVSKLFLEAGLPPGVLNVVSGFGPTAGAALASHMDVDKIAFTGSTATGKVILELSARSNLKDVTLELGGKSPFIVCEDADVDKAVELAHFALFFNQGQCCCAGSRTFVHERVYDEFVEKAKARALKRAVGDPFKSGIEQGPQIDSDQFKKILKYINSGVESGATLQAGGDRLGSKGFYIQPTVFSDVKDDMLIAQDEIFGPVQSILKYKSTDEVIKRANNSQYGLAAGVFTQNLDNANRLMRALRVGTVWINCFDTFDAAIPFGGYKMSGIGREKGEYSLKNYLQVKAVVTALDNPAWL; encoded by the exons ATGGCGGCTCGGATCTCTTCGTTTCTCtctcgctcttcttcttcttcatttgctCTGCTTTCTAGAG GAACTAACTCTTCATTGAGAAGAGGGATCCTAAGATATGGCACAGCTGCTTCTGTTGAGGAGCCGATTAAACCTTCTGTTAATGTGGAATATAATCAACTTCTTATTGATGGGAAGTTTGTAGATGCAGCATCTG GGAAAACTTTTCCAACTCTTGACCCTAGAACAGGGGAGACAATTGCTCATGTTTCTGAAGGTGATGCAGAAGACATCAACAGAGCAGTAATTGCTGCTCGCAAGGCTTTTGATGAAGGACCATGGCCTAAAATGACTGCATAT GAAAGACAACGCATTTTATTGAGGTGTGCTGATTTGGTAGAGAAACACAACGATGAAATTGCAGCTCTTGAGACTTGGGATAGTGGAAAGCCATTTGAACAGTGTGCCCAAATTGAAGTGCCCATGTTTGTAAGGCTCTTCCGATATTATGCTG GTTGGGCAGATAAAATCCATGGCCTCACTGTCCCTGCCGATGGACCATATCACGTGCAAACCCTTCACGAACCAATTGGTGTTGCAGGCCAAATTATCCCGTGGAACTTCCCCTTAGTCATGTTCGCTTGGAAAGTTGGACCGGCATTGGCATGTGGTAACTCCATTGTCATGAAGACAGCAGAGCAGACACCATTATCTGCTCTATATGTTTCAAAGTTATTCCTTGAG GCTGGCCTTCCTCCAGGGGTTCTAAATGTGGTTTCTGGATTTGGTCCCACAGCTGGTGCAGCTCTTGCTAGTCACATGGATGTGGACaag ATTGCATTCACTGGTTCAACAGCAACTGGTAAAGTTATTCTTGAACTGTCAGCTAGAAGCAATCTTAAGGATGTGACCTTAGAGCTAGGAGGAAAATCACCATTCATCGTATGTGAGGATGCTGACGTGGATAAAGCTGTTGAATTGGCTCACTTTGCTCTGTTTTTTAATCAG GGACAATGTTGTTGTGCAGGATCTCGAACCTTTGTTCATGAGCGTGTGTACGATGAGTTTGTTGAGAAGGCCAAGGCACGTGCTCTCAAACGTGCAGTGGGAGATCCTTTCAAATCTGGAATTGAACAAGGTCCTCAG ATCGATTCAGATCAGTtcaaaaaaattctcaaatacaTAAACTCTGGAGTGGAGAGTGGAGCTACCCTTCAAGCTGGAGGTGACAGACTTGGTAGCAAAGGGTTCTATATTCAGCCAACCGTTTTCTCTGATGTCAAG gatgacatgttgattgcacAAGACGAGATCTTTGGTCCAGTGCAGTCTATCTTGAAATATAA GAGTACGGATGAAGTGATAAAAAGGGCAAACAATTCTCAGTATGGATTGGCAGCAGGAGTGTTTACTCAGAACCTCGACAATGCAAACAGGTTAATGCGAGCGTTAAGAGTTGGAACAGTTTGGATAAATTGTTTCGATACGTTTGATGCAGCAATTCCTTTTGGCGGGTACAAGATGAGTGGAATTGGCAGGGAGAAGGGAGAATACAGTCTTAAGAACTACTTGCAAGTCAAGGCTGTTGTTACCGCTTTGGATAATCCAGCATGGCTCTAA